In Deltaproteobacteria bacterium, the sequence CCGCGACGATCGCCGCCGAGGCCCAGCCCGGCGACGTCACCGTGGTGGTGCCGCACGCGCTGGTGCGGTTCCCCTTCGAGGTCTATCCGCTGCCGACCGTCGTGCTCGATGGCGCGTCGCCGACGTTGCTCGACGAGCTGGCCCGACTCGCGCCCGCGCGCGTGTTCGTGGTCAGCTCGCACATCGATCGCCCGGAGCGGGTCGCGGCGCGGCGACAGGCGCTGCGCACGCTGGCGCGCGGCGGGTATGTCCGACGCGATCCCGCGAACTCGCCCCGGCAGCCCGCGATCGAGCTGCTGGGATACATCGCGCGGCAGTAGTGTTGCGATCGCCACGGCCGTGGGCCTACGATCGACGCTGGGTTGGCTCGAGATGTCGGCGACGCTGCTCACCTTCGCGTTCGTGCTCGCGGCTCCGCCGGCGCCGCGGCTGTCGCCGGGCTCCCGTGGTGAGCTCGGCGGCGCCCAGCCGAGCGACCTGCATCGCCGCGTCGACGGCAGCTACGAGCATCGCGATCGCGATGCCGGCTTCGCGGCCACGGTCCACCCCGACGGCCGCGTGACGTTCCGACCGCTGGTGCCCTTCGAGTTCCGACGCCCAACGATCCTCGGCTACGAGATCGGCGGCGGCAAGGCGCCCAACCCCGACGAGCGCTTCAACGCGGTCTCGAACACGCTCGTGCACCGGGGCTCGAGCGCGGACAGCAAGCACGATCCCATCGTCAACTGGGGACCCTACGGTGCGCCACCGATCCTCGCGACCGTCGGTGGTCGCTTCGGTGGGCTCGCGGATCTGCTGCTGCACTCCAAGGGCGCCAAGGCCAAGCGCGACTTCCTCGAGCGCACGCGCGCGCTGCGGGAACAGCTCGCGGCCGAGCATCGCCGCGGTCTCGAGCGCGAGGCCATCGCCGACCTCGGCGAGGTGCTGCGGGCGATCTGGGCCGATCGGAGCCGCTCCGCGGCGCAGCGACGCGCCGCCATCTTGGCGCGCTGGGCCGATTGCCTCGAGCTCGACGCCGACGCCAGCGACGACGAGCGCGCCCGCGCGCAGGGCTGTGCGAAGGCGCGGCGGGTCATCGAGGCGTTCGTGCGCCGCGAGCTGCCGCGCGGCCGCGCCGAGGCGTTCACGGCCGCCGAGCTCGAGCGGTTCAACGTCGGTCGCAGCCTGCGCTTCGAGCCCTATCGCCTGCGCGAGGCGGTCGAGGCCGCCCAGGCCGCGAGCGATGGGGCGCAGGCGGCCGCCCCCGACGGCGTCGCGCGGGCCGACGAGGATGGGGCGCCACCGTGACGCGCGTCGCCGTCGCACTGGCGTCGCTGCTGCTCGCCTGCGGCGGGCCCGGCCTCGATCCGAACGTCGAGCCGGTGACCGAGGGCGAGTGGGTGCGGCCCGATCGCAGCACCACCTGGCAGTGGCAGCTCGACGGCACCATCGACACCGCCTACGACGTCCAGCTCTACGACGTCGATCTCTTCGAGACGCCGCAGGCCACCATCGACGCCCTGCACGAGCAGGGCCGCACGGTCATCTGCTACTTCTCGGCCGGCTCGTCGGAGACCTATCGGCCCGACTACGATCGCTTCACCGGGCGCGACAAGGGCTGGAAGCTCGATGGCTGGGCCGGTGAGCGCTGGCTCGACGTGCGCTCGCCCAATGTGCTTGCCATCATGCTCGATCGGCTCGACCTCGCGGTCGACAAGCGTTGCGACGGCGTCGAGCCCGACAACATGGACGGCTTCCTCAATCGCACGGGTTTTCGGCTGAGCGCCGACAACCAGCTCGGCTACAACCGCAGGCTCGCCAACGAGGCCCACGAGCGCGGGCTGGCGATCGCGCTCAAGAACGAGGGCGATCAGGCGCGCGAGCTGGTCGACTACTACGACTTCAGCCTCAACGAAGAGTGTCACCACTACGACGAGTGCGGGCAGCTGCAGCCGTTCCTCGACGCCGACAAACCGATCTTGAACGTCGAGTATCCCGGCAGCGAGGCCAAGGCGCTCGCGCGCGAGGACGAGCTGTGCGCGCGGGCGCAGGCGGCGGGCACCACCACGCTGTTGATGCCGCTCGAGCTCGACGATCGCTTCCGCGTGGCCTGCGACGGCGACTAGTACTGCATCACAATCCCTGTGGCGAGGTACTAGAACTCGATCGCGAGGCCGGCGAAGAAGGTCTTGTCGCCGAGGTCGATGAAGTTCCCGGCACCGAAGTTGCGCAGGCGCGTCAGCTGGAACTCGCCGAACAAGTACGTGTGGTTGATGCCGGTCGACTGATCGAGCTTCTTGGCGGCGCTGCGCTCGAGGAAGTCCATGCGCAGCATGACGCCGGGGTTGATCTGCCAGCCGACCACGCCACCCGAGCCCTTTTCGCCCCTGCTGTTGCGCGCGATGTGGCCGCTGCCGTCCTTCACCCACCAGAACGCGTAGGTGAGTCCGGCCTTGGCGTAGGGCACGAGCGGCACGCGGAAGAAATCCGCCGCCAGCTCGAAGCGGTACACCAAGAGCGCCGAGATCGGCACCATGCCGAACTTGATGCGGTCGGCCTTGCTGCGCAGGTTCTCACCGGCCTTGGGGTTGGCCAGCAACGCGTCGGCGCGATCGAGGAAGAAGCCGATCTGCGTGCCCAAGCCCAGCGGGCCGCCGAGGTAGGCGAACTGCCACTCGAAGCCGACCAGCGGCATCACGCCCTGCTTGGGCTTCTTCACGGTCTTGCCGGTCGAGTCGACCTGCCCGAAGATCGTCGCGTACGGTCCGAAGCCGGGCCCGCTGTAGCGCGAGTCGACCTCGGGCAGGTACGGCCCGAGCTTGAGCTCGGCCTCGAAGCGCTGCTTGCTGCCGGGGCGCGCCTTGGCGAAACGGCGCGGCCCGTCGCTCTTGGGCGGCACCGTGCTCTGCCGGGCGATGGCGGCGTCCGATGGCGGCGGTCGCTTGCCCTGCCGCGGTGGGTTCTTCCAGCGGTCGGCGCCCTCGGGCCCCGGCGTCGGTGCGGCGGCCTGGCTGGCGGTCGGCGCGGGCACCTCGGTCGGCGTCGGCGCGTCGACACCGTCGTCGCTGGGCGCCGGTGCATCGACACCTTCATCGTCGGGAATCTGCGACTCGACGACCGGCGTCGGCGCGTCGTCGGCCACGGCCTCGGGCGGCGCGGTCACCCCGAGGGCCCACGCCAGCAGCTGCACGCCCGCGCTCACGCGCGCCTCCGCCGACGCACCCACGCGCCGAGCGCGAGTAGGCCCAGCGACCACGCGGCACGGTCGTCGTCGCGGTCGCCGTCGGTGGTGCACTTGCAGAAACCACCGTTGCCGCAGATGTCGCCCGCGGCCTCGCACTCCTCCCACAGATCGAGGGTCTCGCGGGGGGTGCCGATGAGCACGTCGGAGGCCGCGATGGGGTTGCCCGCGAGATCGTAGGCGACGACCAGGAACTGGAACGGCTTCTCGTTCTCGAGCCCACTGATGCGGGCCTCGCGGGAGGTGCCGCTGATGTGGCCGGTGCACACGTAGGCCCAGTCGAGCGACTCGATGCCGGAGCTCGGCAGCGTGGTGCTGCCGGTGTCCGTGCCGGTGCCCGACGAGCCCGAGCCGCCCGACGAGCCCGAGGTGCCCGACGAGCCCGAGGTGCCCGAGGTGCCCGAGCTGCTCCCCGTCGCCGCGAACGGATCCGGATCCACCACCAGCTCCATGCCCTCCCAGAGCTCGCCCGCGCCCGTCGTCGAGCCGCCATCGCTGCCACCGTCGCTGCCGCCGGTGGTGTCTTCGCTCCCCGGAGCCGCGAACACGCCGCCCGGGCAGAGGTTCTCCTTCGTGAAGTAGATCGTGCCGCGGTTGATGCCCGTGAGCGACGGCGCCTTGATGCCCTTGCCCGGCAGCGGGTCGCCGTTCTCGTCGGCACACAGCACGCGGAAGCCCGACACGTCACCGGTCGCGATCTGCTCCCACGTGACTTCGATTGCGCCGTCACCGGCGGAGATGCTGAACGACTGCGGCAGCGTCTGCGGCGGCTCGAAGTCGTAGTGGATGCCCTGCGCCATCGACGACGCGCTGGCGTTCTTGTTCTGCGTGCCCTGGACCTCGAACTCGTCGGCCTGACACTCGGGCTGCATGCCGTTCTCGATGCAGACCCAGATGCCCGCATCGCCCTGGCCGGCGGTGCAGCTGCCCGAGGGCACGGCGTCGGCGATGTCGACCGAGCTGCTCAGCTCGACGCCGCCGGCGAGCCACACCGGGTCGAACGAGAAGTTGAGTGCCTTGGTGTACGCGTTGGGCGAGGTGCTGATCACACGCACGCACGGCTTCGCCTGCACCTGCGGCGAGCCGACCGCGACGTCGCAGCGGCTGCCGATGAACGTCTGCACCCGCACGTTGTTGTCGTACGAGGTCATCGCGCGCTGCAGGAGGACCTTGGTCGAGATGTCCTGACCGCACTCGCAGCGGGCCCGGTTCACGAAGCCGGCGAGGTCGGTGTCCGAGAACAGGCGTGCGCGGTCGCCGTTGGCGTCGGTGGCGTAGTACCAGATGTCGAAGCTCGACCCGGTGGGCGGCTCGGCGGCCGCGGCCTCGCGGGCGAGGCCGGTGGCGAGCGCCAACGCGATCGTCGACGGGCCGGCCATGCGGACGAGGAGGGAACGCGGGGAGCGGAGCGGGTCCATGGGGGCTCGTGCGGGGGCTCGCGGGGCGTGCACCGTCGACGGTGACCGCTCGCAGGTGGCCGATGGGGCCTCGCGGACGGTGCAACCATGATGCCACGCGCACGCGCGCTGCATAGCCGTGGGCCCGGCGGACGGCGGCCGTCGTGCGCGTGACAACATGTCAGTTCCCGGTCGCCGATCGTGCCGCGTCGGCACGGCGCCACACCCCTTCGATCGCGGTGACCAGGGCCTCGGGCACCTCTTCCTGCAGGAAGTGGCCCGCCTGCGTGACGGTGACCTCGGCCTGGGGCAGCAGGCGCCGGTGGCGTTCGAGCGCGCGGCCGAGGATCGGATCCTTCGTGCCCCACACCAGCGCGGCCGGTCCGCCGAAGCCGGCCACGAAGGCCTGGCCGCGGCGCAGCGCGTCGACGCTGGGGTGCGCGATCGAGTCCGGCACCATGCGCGCCAGCGCCAGTGGTCCCACGCGATCGCGGAACCGTCGCAGCGGCCACGTGTACGCCGAGCCGGTCGCGCCGCGCATGCTGCTGCGATCACCCTGCACGCTCCACAGCACCCGCTGCGGCATGCCGAGGCCGATGAACGCGACCTCCGAGATGCCGCGCATGCGCGCGAAGCGATGGAACCACGTGCCCTTGGGCCGCTCGGGTACCACCACCGAGGTGTTCGCGAACACGAGGCCGCGCACGCGATCGGGCAGGCGCGCGCCGACACAGGCCGCGATCGGTCCGCCCCAGTCCTGCCCGACCAGCACGAAGCTGCGCAGCTGGAGCGCCTCGAGCACCTGCGCGATCGCGTCGGCGTGGCCGTCGACGGTGTGATCGGCGAGGTGGGGCAGCCGCGACGACAGCCCGAAGCCGAGCAGGTCGGGCGCGACGCAGCGCCGCTGCGGCAGCGCGGCGATCACCTTGCGCCACAGGAACGACCACGTGGGGTTGCCGTGGATCATCACGATCGCATCGGCGTCGCGGGGGCCGGCGTCGACGTAGTGGATCTCGCGCCCGGCATGACGGCCGCGCTCGAGCTCGAAGTCGCCGCGCGGCAGGGGCATGAGCTCGGCGAGTCGTTGGGGCAGGGGGGGCGCGGCGTGGAATGGCATCGGCCGGGGAGGTAGATACCATCCCCGGCCGATCGCGTCTTCGTCCGCCACCAGGGGCCGCTAGACGCGCTCGAAGAACGTCTTGCCGTCCTTCGCCATGTCACGCAGCAGCTGCGGCACCTCGTAGCGCTTGCCACACTCGCCGGCGAAGCCATCGCAGTCGGCGACGAACTGCGCGACGCCACGGCGGTCGATGTAGCCCAGCGGGCCGCCGGTGTTGGGCGCAAAGCCGACCCCGAAGATGGCGCCGACCTCCGCGTCGCGCGGGTTCTTCACGATGCCCTCGGCGACGCAGCGCGCCGCCTCGAGTGCCTGCAGCGTCAGCAATCGCCGTGCGATGTACTCGACGCCGGTCTTGTCGGCGGCGGGCTTGCCGACCGCGAGCTGCGAGAGCCCCGGCCACAGCGAGCGGCCCTCGCCGCCGTAGTCGTAGAAGCCCTTGCCCGCGGCCTTGCCCGCGCGGCCGTCCTCGACCATGCGCTCGATCATCGCGACCGCCGGCAGGTCGAGCGTCTTGCCGTACGCGCGACCCTGCTTGAAGCCCTTCACGCCGAGGCTGAGCGTGACCTCGTCGAACACCTGCAGCGGCGGCACCACCATGCCGGCCTTGCGGGCGGCCCACTCGATCACCACCGGGTCGTGGCCCTCGGCGACCAGCTGCGCGCCCTCGAGGATGTACGCCGAGAACACGCGGGTGGTGTAGAAGCCGTAGCCGTCGCCGACCACGATCGGCAGCTTCTTGATCATGCGGGTGTACGCGAGGCTGCGCGCGAGCGTCTCGTCGGAGGTCTGCGCGGTGGTGATGATCTCGACCAGCTGCATCTTCTCGACCGGCGAGAAGAAGTGCAGCCCGATGAAGTTCTGCGGCGCGCTCGAGACCTTGGCCAGATCACCGATCGGGATCGCGCTGGTGTTGCTGGCCCACACGCCGCCCTTGGCCAGCTTGGGCTCGGCCTCGCGGGTCACCGTGTGCTTGAGCTCGAGGTTCTCGAACACCGCCTCGATGATGAGATCGCAGCCGTCGAGGTCGTCGACCGCCAGCGTGTAGGTGATGCGATCGAGGATCGCCTGCCGGGCGGCGGCATCGAGGTGCTTGAGCTCGGCGGCCTGCTGCTCGCAGTGGGCCTTGGCGCGCTCGAGCTGCTCTTGCTTGACGTCCTTGAGCACGACCGCCAGCTTTGCCTGCGCCGACACGAACGCCAGGCCCGCGCCCATCATGCCGGCGCCGAGGATGCCGAGCTTGCGGATGTGGGCGTCCTCGACCTTGGGCAGGCCGTCGTGCTTCTCCGCCGCGGTGCGGTGGAACCACAGCGTGCGGATCATGTCCTTGGCCTGGTCCGAGATCGCCAGCTTGGTGAAGTAGCGGCTCTCGATCTCGATCGCGCGATCGAAGCTCAGCGGCAGGCCCTCTTGCACCGCCGAGATCGCCAGCTCGGGCGCCGGGAACACGCCGGCGGTCTTCTTGCGCAGCATCGCCGAGGCGGCCATGAAGATCTGTCGCGCCTCGGCGCTGCCGGGCTGCGGGCCGGGGATCGGCGCGCCGCGATCCCACGGCTGCTTGAACGACTTGTTGGCGTGGATCCACGCGACCGCCTGGGTGCGCAGCGCCTCGGGCGAGGCCGCCAGCTCGTCGACCATGCCGACCTTCACGGCCTTGGGCGCGCGCACGATCTTGCCTTGGGCAATGTGCTCGAGCGCGGTCTGGATGCCGACCAACCGCGGCAGGCGTTGGGTGCCGCCGGCGCCCGGCAGCACGCCGAGCCCGACCTCGGGCAGGCCGACCTGCACGCGCGCGTCGTCGAGCGCGATGCGGCGATGACACGCGAGCGCGAGCTCGTAGCCGCCCCCGAGCGCGCTGCCGGTCAGCGCCGCGACCACCGGGACCCCGAGGGTCTCGAGCGCGCGGTACATGCCGTTCAGATCCTTCAGGCGTGCGGCCATCGTGGCCGCGCTGCGCTCGCGGTACAGCCGCTCGATGTCGGCGCCGACGCAGAAGTCCTTGTGGCCCGAGGCCAGGATCACGCCGCGCAGGCCGGCGCGGGCCTTGGCCCACGTCAGCGCTTCATGCAGCGTCGCGCCGAAGTCGTCGTTGATCTTGTTGACCTTGCCCTCCATCGCCAGCGTGATGGTCGCGACGCCGGTGGCGTCGTCGAACGCGAGGGTGGCCATGCCGTTCTTGGTGGTTTCGGTGCTCATGTGTTTGGTCCCTTGGCGCGCTCGTGGGCTAGACCCGCTCGATGATGGTGGCGATGCCCATGCCGCCGCCGATGCACAGCGTGACCAGGCCGGTGGAGAGGTTGCGCTGCTCGAGCGCGTCGAGCACGGTGCCGAGCAGCATCGCGCCGGTGGCCCCCAGCGGGTGACCCAGGGCGATCGCGCCGCCGTGGACGTTGAGCTTGTCGTGGGGCACGCCGAGCTCCTTCATGAACGCCAGCGGCACCGCGGCGAAGGCCTCGTTGACCTCGAAGAGGTCGATGTCCTTCGCCTCCATCTTGGCCTTCTTCAGCGCGCGCCGAGCCGCGGGCATCGGGCCCGCCAGCATGAGGATCGGATCGGTGCCGCACAGCGAGACCGCCTTGATCTTCGCGCGGGCCTTCAGGCCCATCGCCTTGCCCTTGGCCTCGCTGGCCACCAGCACCGCGGCGGCACCGTCGACGATGCCGGAGCTGTTGCCGGCATGGTGGATGTGATCGATGCGCTCGACCTGCGGGTAGCGATCCTTGGTGAGCGCGTCGAGCCCGAACTGCCGGCCCATCACCGCGAACGACGGCTGCAGCTCGCCGAGCTTCTCGACCGTGGTGTCGGGCCGCGGGTACTCGTCGCGATCGAGGATCGTGAGGCCGTTGACGTCGACCACCGGCACGATGGAGCGATCGAAGCGGTGGGTCTCGATCGCCATCGCGGCGCGGCGCTGGCTCTCGACCGCGAAGGCGTCGACGTCGGTGCGGGTGATGCCGTGCAGCGTGGCGAGCAGATCGGCGCTGATGCCCTGCGGCACCGAGCCGACGTTCCACTGCGTGCTGGGGTCCCAGATCGCGCCGCCGTCGGCACCCATCTTCACGCGCGACATGCTCTCGATGCCGCCGGCCACGACCATGTCGAAGTAGCCCGAGGCGACCATCGCCGCGGCGGTGTTGACCGCCTGCAGACCCGAGCCACAGAAGCGGTTCTCGGTCACGCCCGGTGCGTCGACGTCGTAGCCGGCCTCGAGCGCGGCGAAGCGCGCGATGCAGGCGCCCTGATCGCCGGTCTGGGTGACGCAGCCGATCACGACGTCCTCGACCTGCGAGGTGTCGAGGCCGTTGCGATCCCGCAGCGCGACCAACGACTGCGCGAGCAGGTCGATCGGTCGCAC encodes:
- a CDS encoding endo alpha-1,4 polygalactosaminidase — protein: MTRVAVALASLLLACGGPGLDPNVEPVTEGEWVRPDRSTTWQWQLDGTIDTAYDVQLYDVDLFETPQATIDALHEQGRTVICYFSAGSSETYRPDYDRFTGRDKGWKLDGWAGERWLDVRSPNVLAIMLDRLDLAVDKRCDGVEPDNMDGFLNRTGFRLSADNQLGYNRRLANEAHERGLAIALKNEGDQARELVDYYDFSLNEECHHYDECGQLQPFLDADKPILNVEYPGSEAKALAREDELCARAQAAGTTTLLMPLELDDRFRVACDGD
- a CDS encoding alpha/beta fold hydrolase, coding for MPFHAAPPLPQRLAELMPLPRGDFELERGRHAGREIHYVDAGPRDADAIVMIHGNPTWSFLWRKVIAALPQRRCVAPDLLGFGLSSRLPHLADHTVDGHADAIAQVLEALQLRSFVLVGQDWGGPIAACVGARLPDRVRGLVFANTSVVVPERPKGTWFHRFARMRGISEVAFIGLGMPQRVLWSVQGDRSSMRGATGSAYTWPLRRFRDRVGPLALARMVPDSIAHPSVDALRRGQAFVAGFGGPAALVWGTKDPILGRALERHRRLLPQAEVTVTQAGHFLQEEVPEALVTAIEGVWRRADAARSATGN
- a CDS encoding enoyl-CoA hydratase/isomerase family protein; translation: MSTETTKNGMATLAFDDATGVATITLAMEGKVNKINDDFGATLHEALTWAKARAGLRGVILASGHKDFCVGADIERLYRERSAATMAARLKDLNGMYRALETLGVPVVAALTGSALGGGYELALACHRRIALDDARVQVGLPEVGLGVLPGAGGTQRLPRLVGIQTALEHIAQGKIVRAPKAVKVGMVDELAASPEALRTQAVAWIHANKSFKQPWDRGAPIPGPQPGSAEARQIFMAASAMLRKKTAGVFPAPELAISAVQEGLPLSFDRAIEIESRYFTKLAISDQAKDMIRTLWFHRTAAEKHDGLPKVEDAHIRKLGILGAGMMGAGLAFVSAQAKLAVVLKDVKQEQLERAKAHCEQQAAELKHLDAAARQAILDRITYTLAVDDLDGCDLIIEAVFENLELKHTVTREAEPKLAKGGVWASNTSAIPIGDLAKVSSAPQNFIGLHFFSPVEKMQLVEIITTAQTSDETLARSLAYTRMIKKLPIVVGDGYGFYTTRVFSAYILEGAQLVAEGHDPVVIEWAARKAGMVVPPLQVFDEVTLSLGVKGFKQGRAYGKTLDLPAVAMIERMVEDGRAGKAAGKGFYDYGGEGRSLWPGLSQLAVGKPAADKTGVEYIARRLLTLQALEAARCVAEGIVKNPRDAEVGAIFGVGFAPNTGGPLGYIDRRGVAQFVADCDGFAGECGKRYEVPQLLRDMAKDGKTFFERV
- a CDS encoding acetyl-CoA C-acetyltransferase, which translates into the protein MPEAFLFDAVRSPRGRGKDNGSLYTVRPIDLLAQSLVALRDRNGLDTSQVEDVVIGCVTQTGDQGACIARFAALEAGYDVDAPGVTENRFCGSGLQAVNTAAAMVASGYFDMVVAGGIESMSRVKMGADGGAIWDPSTQWNVGSVPQGISADLLATLHGITRTDVDAFAVESQRRAAMAIETHRFDRSIVPVVDVNGLTILDRDEYPRPDTTVEKLGELQPSFAVMGRQFGLDALTKDRYPQVERIDHIHHAGNSSGIVDGAAAVLVASEAKGKAMGLKARAKIKAVSLCGTDPILMLAGPMPAARRALKKAKMEAKDIDLFEVNEAFAAVPLAFMKELGVPHDKLNVHGGAIALGHPLGATGAMLLGTVLDALEQRNLSTGLVTLCIGGGMGIATIIERV